The segment CTTCTGAGAGAGGTacaagtatttatttacttatagcATTCATTCAACACACTCATGCTAGACCCTTAACTGCAGCATTAGGGTATCGCAAACAGGCTTTATCATAAGATAATAATCGGACTGGTGTAAGTAAgtgagaatcacagaatacatcaTATATgaaaactggtaaaaaaaaataaatcagtcacAAGTTAGTAGTTTGTGCATTCTTAATAGAGAAATAGGACTGTCAGActatcttaattaaaaaaaaatacgatTCTCTTCATGCGTTGTTAACCTTCATTGATGACCTTACACTGTCATGCTATTTATATAAtagattataaacacattttagactGTATTAGACTGTATTTGAGTTGTTTTAGACTGTACTTCAGACACACAAAAAagtgttacaaaataaatattacactgTAAAAATACTATAGTGTGTTTATAACCTGTTGCATAAGACTTTGGTTTAACTTGTAAATGCTTGATTTACAGTGTGTACTATGATTCAGTGATATTATTAAGAACCCATCACTATTCGGATTCTTCAACAGAAAAATAATTAACTCTGCATTGCAATTACTTATATGCAGATGCACACGGCAATCTGTTCTTCATTTTCTGGTGTTTCTGTGTTTGATACTTTCTGCTATTTGTCTACTTAATGTACTTCTtaattgaaatactgtactcACTGAAAGAACTGAAAAGCCATGATCGTGTTCTACAAAACATACTGCAAAATAAATCATGGGGCACTGGCACAAATATTCTTCcttgaaaataacattttgtgtGTTTGCAAACGTATACATTTTGAGTTTgggtctcattattattattatttatttcttagcccttatccagggtgacttacaattgttacaagatatcacattatttttacatacaattatccatttatacagttgggtttttactggagcaatctaggtaaagtaccttgctcaagggtacagcagcagtgtcacccaccagggattgaacccacaaccctccgatcaagagtccagagccctgaccgctactccacactgctgcccttacgtATGTAAACCCTGGTTTCAGGGTTAAGCTCTGGCATGGCTTAGAAAATCAGAAAAGGACACCAGCTGTTCTACCGACCAGATGGTCTTTGTTAGGATTCTATTTGACATGGATTTCCTTTCTTCTTTGTAATATTGATAGGGATTAGAAATCTCTACCAGCCCCCCTTGATCAGTGCACTGGTGGGAGAGACAAGAACAGTAAACTGCACCTTTGAGCACACGGAGAGTGAGGGGGCTTCCAGCAAATGGGAAAGAATGACTTCAAACCAAACAGTTGACACGGTTTCTTTAACCTGCAATGCACTGATGACGGCGTGCACTGTAACAATGGAAATCAAGAACCTCACACTCCAGCATGCTGACACCTACGTCTGTGCAGTAAAGCTACTGAATACTTCTGCAGAGAAGACAGGCAATGGGACAAGAATAATTGTTTATGGtagttctttatatatatatatatatatatatatatatatatatatatatatatatatatatatatatatatatatatatatatacgtattcATACATCAGCTTTTGTTCCTGTGCAAAGTAATCAAACAGCTAAGAATGTGAATTCATAGTCGTTGATGTCAACATGTGATTTATCAATGCTCCGTGCTGTTTCCTGTCTTAGAAAAAGAGATCTCTGTCGAGGAGGTGGTGGTTGCGGGCAAGGAGGTGGAGCTGAACTGCTCTGCCACTGGGTTTTACCCGGAGGAGATCTCATTCAACTGGACAAGGGGAGCACTCCACAGTGTCGTGCAGAACAACACAGACAACCACGCCGACGGGACCTTCAGCGCCTACAGCCGGCTTAGATTCACCCCTGACTCCAAGGACAACGGGGTTACTGTGGGGTGTCACATCAACCACAGCTCACTCACAGAGACCCTCACGCGACTGACTACGCTGAATGTGACATGTATTAGATATATTTGTGTCGCCTTTTCTCTGATTTCTGTTCTTCATGTTTTTTGTATCTGCCATGTATTAGATATATTTCAAAGGACTAATTACAAAGCCTCTCGTGTCAATTTTCCAGCCATACTTAGCTTGCACATTGTGTATCCCACTGCTGCCACCAGTGTCAAGATATTTAAGCAGTTTTATGTGCAGCTTTAATCAACTGCTGAGTAGGACAAGGTCCATACCATCACAAGGCTTACACTAGTGGCTGTTAGGAATAACACATTAGGGCACACCGTGGTGTAAGAAACTAAGATCAGACCAAATGTTTTAGCTCCTTATAACTTAACCTCCAACAAATGCTTTCTCTGAAGTCTTGATTTGCTCTTCACTGACACAGATAGCCCCAGATCCTTCAACGTGACTTACAGCATCGATTCACAGCCTCCACGGCCTGTAGAGCAAGGAGGAATCAATGCCCCTGAGATGTCAACCCTGAGGTTGCGCTGTGCAGTCGAGAGCAATCCACAGTCATCTGTTTCCTGGCTGATAGAGAGCATTTCCACAGGAGATTTCAAATCAACCAACGGTTCAGATCTGCTGATAGATGGAGTGAAGGATGAGGGGACATACTGGTGCATGGCAAATAACAGCAACGGAGCAAGGAACAGCAGTGTGGCAGTACGGGTTAAACACAAAGGTAAGAATGTAATAAAGCACTGCACAGCTAGCTGTGTTATACCTTTATTACTGTAGGGTTGTACCTGGATGATGAAAGATCCTGGTTTTCATGGTTCATAATAACATCAGTTTGATTCTGCATCAAAGCCTTTGAGACCCAGCAGCCAGTACATGCTATAGAATGTACATCAATGAGAAATATTGACTGCTGGTTCACAATAATTAAAACATCTAATGTAGCCATTCAATTCTGTGAGTAGGGATTATCAGATTCATAGCAGCTTTACATAACTGTActgtaaccctttcatgcatgactATCTCATATGGGGATGGATAGAGAAAGCTCTCTTCTgatctttatatggggacatatggaagacgcagATGCATGATAGACTCATATGAGGCTAGGAGATATGGAAGcaaacattttttaatgaaaaatatattattatttttttagctaaCTAAATTAAATGCATGGTTTGTTTTAGTTGCAGTGCCTTCACTTCCTTTCATTTTCATCGTGGTTCTGACTTCCTTTACTGTCTTGGTGATTATAGTGGCCATAATAAACAGTAAATCCCAGGATAAAAGGAACCCAAAAGGTAAGAAGGCCAGCTTTTCCACaaacattgtgtctctaatgactgggtaattacatagtagttacttagtaaatgcatgtgtatgtACTTTGCATGAtacaaccctaactctaaccctaaccctaactctaactcttttctgacacaattgtgtacttacatatcgtgcaaaaagatttacacattaagagCATTAGAACTatgcataattacattgtaagtacacatgtatttataagGAACGACTGTAATTAGAGATACtttttgtaaagtgttactgCTTTTCCTAATAAAAGACATTGGGTCAAGCTTTTTAAATggtagttcatattgtattttagctgtactattgcacttactgtaaactacactgtgtttaaatattaattttgcattgcgaccctgtactgccctgtgaccacctgtaagtcgtcttggataaagggggtctgccaaataaataaatacaaataaatataaataaaaagtttgcaGAAAAATAAGAATGCATTTAAAGGATATACCAGTAAATCCCAAAATGTGTCTAACTTGCATTTACTATTCAAAACTATTTACTGCAAATCTTCATTAGCACATATAAGACaaataataaaccattttagACTGAGCACAAGTCCCTCGGTGAAATgtgtgagttgtttatttctgggtcggagactttattgggtgtgtttctactCTCTGAATAAAATGACAAATTGCGGTAAGTGGTCTTGAGAATGTAACGGTCCACAGTATCTATAGTAATAATTAAAGGTGAAAATCTTGACAGATTTGTTGTATTTAATGCGTTTGTTGTGAACCTTGTTTTCtgattattttctctttaaaggACACCGTGTAAACAGGTAAGTGTCCTCTATTATTCTTGCTTTTTGATTTGCCCATTTCATTAGTGTATTAAAAACACAGCCTGGTTTTAAGAGCCTTCTTCATAATTCACGGCATGCAAGTTTAGACATGCACACTCACGCATAGACTTCCTCAATCGTTTCAGCATTATTGAAGAGGAATTCCACTTTAGTAGGGACCTCAAGAGATCATATGCCCTGCCTATTGCTCTTACATTCTGCATGCTGTGGAAAAGCTGTAGTGTAGATTTCTTCAGCTTTTGGATCAATGCATACTTGGTCTGGCGTGTTTCTGATACACCAAGAAGGCTGACGGCCTGATTCGCCATGCACTCTCTGCTTTCACAATATCATTGTAAATGAATCTAAGGATGACCAGTCTTTCTTGATACTGTGCATTGGTGCTTGTGAGACGTCTTGAAATATTCACCATTGTGGAAATGTTCTCAGTGTTCTTATACACGTGTACCCTGTTCTCACTATGCTTTCCAATACTTATCTGTGAGTAGTATGGTATTCagcactttactatgcttttaccatggtataatGCAAGGTGGATCTCAGTATAAGCTGCCATGAGCTCATTCACAGAAatcattgtgtttgtttgtgcagCACTGAAACTAACCATGCAGGACTGGAAACGTCAATTCATCCAGGTACATAGTGACAATGTTTTCCACTGTATGGTGTAAGGCATGAAAAGGATGCTGCATTACACGTTCTGTAATTACATCGGTGTCATATTTACCTTGTTCTCTTAAACTGCACTTCTTTTCAAACTGCACGCCTCTTAAACTATATATTTAACTTCATTTTCAAAAAAATTCCAGGGCcattgtttttaatacagtagGAAAATATATATGCATAATGTATGTTTTGGTAATCGATGTGAAGGTAAAATGGTATATTCCTTTAGTGAATTTGTATTTCCTCTCGCTAAGCAATGTCGCGATAAAAACACCTTTACAACTGCATTTGTCTAGCTGTATATAACTTGaatcatctttttaaaaaagcttaaTTTGGTATAATTTAGGGTTGGATAAAAGGGGCTAGCGGTTCGTAAAGCGGGGCTACTTTCCAAAATGGTCTACACCTGTTTTTGCATGTGGAACAAAAGCCTTGTTAACAAAACTAATGTGAACAACGTTTCAGCCTCTAATGTAATCGCtgagttacataaataaatatatatatctaccAAAACGAACAGTGTAGAAACCACATGCATGTGCTATATCTGTCAGAACAGAACATGCTTCGCTTGCTTTAACTGGAGCTATTTAAATAATGCTCTTTTCTGCATTGAAAAGCTTTTATTAGGAATAGGACCCTATAGGCCGTGTTTTCAAGACGTTTACTctggtctttaattaactccttatGTTTTAAAGATGAAATTGCAACATTCGGTTTCTAATAAATCAACAGCCGCATCAAGATAGAAATTACTCAAAGCTGTCAAGTCAATCCAAGTTATCTGGACTGATCCATGTATGATTTACTTACTCATAGATCACAATTATCTGGACAGATCCAAGTAACTCTTCTGTACCCTGTTTGGTTTCCTATCTATGCtgtacctgt is part of the Acipenser ruthenus chromosome 39, fAciRut3.2 maternal haplotype, whole genome shotgun sequence genome and harbors:
- the LOC117397168 gene encoding cell adhesion molecule 2-like isoform X2 gives rise to the protein MTSNQTVDTVSLTCNALMTACTVTMEIKNLTLQHADTYVCAVKLLNTSAEKTGNGTRIIVYEKEISVEEVVVAGKEVELNCSATGFYPEEISFNWTRGALHSVVQNNTDNHADGTFSAYSRLRFTPDSKDNGVTVGCHINHSSLTETLTRLTTLNVTYSPRSFNVTYSIDSQPPRPVEQGGINAPEMSTLRLRCAVESNPQSSVSWLIESISTGDFKSTNGSDLLIDGVKDEGTYWCMANNSNGARNSSVAVRVKHKVAVPSLPFIFIVVLTSFTVLVIIVAIINSKSQDKRNPKGHRVNSTETNHAGLETSIHPEVRYGLIYKRREMKDPRKAEKQEVVYSEVRFVMGTPQPKARCQLPTKDLGSEDSSQTNTVCALVNLSNGPDRE
- the LOC117397168 gene encoding sialic acid-binding Ig-like lectin 10 isoform X3, whose amino-acid sequence is MLSKQVLLFALVVGLRAQETQPSERGIRNLYQPPLISALVGETRTVNCTFEHTESEGASSKWERMTSNQTVDTVSLTCNALMTACTVTMEIKNLTLQHADTYVCAVKLLNTSAEKTGNGTRIIVYEKEISVEEVVVAGKEVELNCSATGFYPEEISFNWTRGALHSVVQNNTDNHADGTFSAYSRLRFTPDSKDNGVTVGCHINHSSLTETLTRLTTLNVTYSPRSFNVTYSIDSQPPRPVEQGGINAPEMSTLRLRCAVESNPQSSVSWLIESISTGDFKSTNGSDLLIDGVKDEGTYWCMANNSNGARNSSVAVRVKHKVAVPSLPFIFIVVLTSFTVLVIIVAIINSKSQDKRNPKGKKASFSTNIVSLMTG
- the LOC117397168 gene encoding cell adhesion molecule 3-like isoform X1, which translates into the protein MLSKQVLLFALVVGLRAQETQPSERGIRNLYQPPLISALVGETRTVNCTFEHTESEGASSKWERMTSNQTVDTVSLTCNALMTACTVTMEIKNLTLQHADTYVCAVKLLNTSAEKTGNGTRIIVYEKEISVEEVVVAGKEVELNCSATGFYPEEISFNWTRGALHSVVQNNTDNHADGTFSAYSRLRFTPDSKDNGVTVGCHINHSSLTETLTRLTTLNVTYSPRSFNVTYSIDSQPPRPVEQGGINAPEMSTLRLRCAVESNPQSSVSWLIESISTGDFKSTNGSDLLIDGVKDEGTYWCMANNSNGARNSSVAVRVKHKVAIINSKSQDKRNPKGHRVNSTETNHAGLETSIHPEVRYGLIYKRREMKDPRKAEKQEVVYSEVRFVMGTPQPKARCQLPTKDLGSEDSSQTNTVCALVNLSNGPDRE